GAAAAGAGAATCTACTTTCGTTCCCAACCGAGTCAACTCGAACTCGGAGGAGTGAATCCGTATACGTATCACGTCATCCGGTTGCTTCGTTGTTTTTTTCGCTACGTTTTCATTGAAACCGTCGGGATCGGTCAAAACGAGATCGAAGTCTCCAAGTTGACAGACCTTTCCTTTCTCGTATTGCAACCGTTAGGCGGAGATCAGGTTCAATTTATGAAAAGCGGAATCATGGAAGTTCCGGATTCGTTCATTCTAAACAAATGCGACGAAGAAGTCCTCGCGAATTCCAGTTATCACATGCTGATTACGACTTTGGAATTCTTGAAGGACATTATGCCCGGCAAGGAACTTCCTCCCGTTTTCAAAACCTCCACCAAAACCAAATACGGAATCGCGGAACTTCTGGATTATATCCGAAAGGCAAAACCCGTTGCCGACCGTTCCAAGGAAACCGATCTGCAACTTAGGAAATGGATCAAAAACGAATTCGGGAACTTCGGTTTAAAAGTCATCGAGAACCTCCCCTATTCACCCGGCTTGGGTTTCGAAACTCTGGAAGGTTTGGCTCTTGAGGAGATCCGCAGAAAGTTGAAATCCGAATCGTTTTAAAGAAAAAACCGTTAAACCGACATTCTCTAAAGCAAAAATATTAGAATCTCCTTATCTTTCCTGCAAGAAAACTCCTTCGCACTTTCACGTTCGCTCAACGGCCTTTCTTTTTTCGAAAAGTGATCGTTTTTAGACCTTCCGGTAGAAGGATTCTTCCCTTTGCGCGCGTCAAATTTTCGCATGTTTTTCACCGATTCATTTTCGTTTGTATCGAACCTTTGTTTCGCATTAAAAATTCGATCTCTATCGGTTGCATTTTGTGTCGGAACCGCCGTCGGATTGACCGCCTCTATAGGCGGTTCTATTTTTGCGGATTCCGCCTATTCTAAGTTAGATTGGGAAGTCATCGAACAAGACGACTACCCGCAGATCGCACCCCCTTCTTCGGATGAAAAAGTGAGGAGCTTTCAAGGCGCCTTGATTGCGGGGAATTGGCTTTTGTGGCCCGCGATTCTTCCTGGAGCGAACGACAAGGAAAGCCATGGAATTCTTTTTCGAAACTTAAAAAACGGTGAAGCGAAACGAATCGATTTAGGCGAACCGGTCCGCGGTTTGGCTTGGGATCGGGAGAATGATCGGATCTACGCCCGTCTTAAGAAAGAGATCGCGGTGCTTACGAGCGGTAACCTCGAAGTAAAACGGAAAATCCCGTTCGTTCCCACGAACTCGGGTTGGACCTCGATCGGAATCTTTCAGGGAAAACTATTTGCGATTCAAGGAAATACATTCACTTTTTATGATATAGAAACGGGCAATGAAATCGAAAACAAGGAACTTCCGATTTCCAAGGTTTCACAGGCTTATGTTTGTTCCGATCAGGAGATTTTTCTTTGGTACAGCGAAGGAGAATACAATCTTCATTCTTACGATCCTCTTTTGAACACCGTCAAAGATCGTTATTCAGCGCGGATCGACTCCAAGTCCGCGCCGAAACTCGCCTGCCGCGGAGATCGGCAAGGTCGTTCGAACTCGATCGGATTTGCTTTGATGGACCCGGAAAAAAACGTGTATAAGAATTTGGTCAAGGTCGGAGATCAGTTGTATCCGACCTCAAAAGGGAATCAACTTCTCAAAGGAAATCTGAGTTATCGATTTTCCCCTCAGAAAGATAAAATTTCTTTCAACGTTACGGTCACCGCAAAGGAAAAGGATTCTCCCGAAACCGAACTTGCCGTAGTAATCCCGCCTCGAGAAACGGCGTATCAAATTCTCAGCGGAGAGACGGTTTCTAAAAATGGAATATTCAAAGACGATGATCAAGGGAATAGAACTTTGATCGTTAAAGTCCCGGCTTTGTCGGCGGGCCAGTCTTGGTCGGAGACAGTCTATTCGGCCAAATTGACCCGATTTCATATCGATTCGGGCCTTTCCAATTTTAATACTTCCTGGGAAGATTGGAAAGTCGACCGCGACTGGAAACAATTCCTGGAAGATAAGTCGGTTTATAAGATCTATGATCCAGGTATCGTTTCTGTCCGGGATCAACTCAAATCGGAGACGAGCAGCGTCGAAAGTTATATCCAAGCGGTTTATAAACATATTACTAAGAATTTAGTCTACAAGCAGGACGGCCGATTCGATCCCGCACCGGTCGTTTTGCAAAACGGCCACGGTTCCTGCACGGAACACAGTTATGCGCAGATCGCTTTGCTGAGAAGCGCGGGAATTCCTGCACGCCTCGCTTGGAATTGGCTACCCGGCGCGACCAAAGTCGATTTCAATCATAAGATCGCAGAAGTTTGGCATCCTTCCTTCGGGTGGATTCCGATGGAACCGCTCGCGTATCCGAGAGTAAGGGCCGGGCTAACGCATGCAAAACATATTATATTCGCGGTACTGAATTCGCCCTCCCATTCGATCGTGAAAGGTGGAGACGTTCTATTGAATTTCACGAAACCTTCCGGCGGCGCTTCAAGAAGCATGAACATCGAGTTGATGCCGGACGAATCGGTCTCGTTTCGAAGTGCGTCCTTGGAGGAATCCGTTTCCAAGGATTTCTTTCCAAAGGTCAAACCGATCCAAAATCGGATTCTGGATAAGGGTGAGGAAAGAAACGTGGAATAGTCCTTTATAGCTTACGCGCAATTTATGGTGATTGTTGTTGAATAACGCGATTTCATGTGGGTCGGGTTCGTAAGTAATAAGGATATTCGGTGGTCATTGGGTTTGGTTCGAATTCTAATTCTCGTGAGATGAGATTTTCTCGTAGATTTAAGGTCCAGATCATTCTGTAAGTCCCGTGTAAACTAGGAACTCCTCTGTTTAAAGTTTCCACAATAGAATCTCCGACTCCATTGTCTTCCAGCCAAAGCATATAATTAAACAAATAACACCGCGACACACCATGAGCCGCGGCCAACGCTCCTAAAACGGCCCAAGCCCCGGTGTTCACTCGAATCGTCATTTTCTTCATTCTCCCGACACCCCGATTGTATCGAATCTTACCCGCTTTCCAATGAAGCCGCTTTTTAGTCGCAAGATATTTACCGTATCTTCTCAATAGAAACGTAAGCCGATGCGGAAGAATTTTCTTTTCTTGAGGATCCAATCGATCCCAATACGAATAAGGCACCAACAAAGAATCTATACCCAACTGACCTTCGATCAAAATCGATTCGATCTTTTCACCGGACGAAAACCACAACATTTCCATACAAAGAAACGGTTCTCGGAAACGAAATTCCCGTTCAAAATCGAAGATTTTTTTAAACGTTCTCCATAGATCGTCGCTCTTGTCCTTGACATCGGAAATTTATTTCTTACTCTATTTCCCCTATGAATCCGAACAAGACCTTGCTACTTTTCTTAATACTATCCCTTCCCCTATTCGCCGAAACCGAAAAACATCCAAATCATGCGATCGGAGAGTCCTTACTGAAAATTTCCAAACGCGCCAATCTTCCCGAGGCCAGCGTAAGCGGTTCCGGCTATAAAGCGGTAGTTCTTGTGGGAGACGTGGACGGGGACAACGGGCCGGGAACATTAGGATACATTAAGAACATGCAAGGAGTCGCAAAGGTTCTTAGGGAACGCGGCGTCCAAGTAACGGAATACTACAGTCCGAAAAATTCATGGGATCAAATCAAAGGCTCTATCCAAGGAGCGAACTTGGTTTTATATGCGGGTCACGGTGTGGGAAGCAACTTAACCGATTCTCCGTATCATCAAAAGTATGTGGGCGGTTTTGCTTTAAAGGGAAAATTCGTTTCGAACGAAGATGTGGAAAATACTCTCAAGCCCGCGCCGGGTGCGGTCGTACTTTTCTTAGGCGCTTGTTTTACGGCGGGCAATATGGCTTATGATATGGGGGTAATCGATGCGGAAGAAACGAAACACAGGGTTTCGATGTATTCCGCGCCTTTCTTAAAGGCGGGTTTTCAAGGTTATTATGCGACATGGGCTCCTTGGACCGCTCAAAGTTTGATCGCAGAGCTTTTTACGGGAAAGAATTTCGGAACCGTTTATGACTCTCAAACCAATCTTGCCGAAGTGACAAAGATCGAACATCCGGCCTATTCCAACGGAAAGTTATTCTTTCATAAAGGAAAACAAGAATCCAGAGTCGTATTCGATTATGCCTTCGCAGGGAATCCGAATGCGCGCATCTCCGATCGGGCAAAAGAAGAACCGAAACCTTCCGACAACGCGGCGACAACGACCTCGCTGACGCCGGAAGAACAAACCGCTAAAAACAACGCGCTCGTCAAAGCCGCTTATAAGAAGGATCTGAAAACTGCAGTCAAATTGTTAAACGAAGGAGCCGATCCGAATACGGAAACGAAAGGCTGGAGAATCCTTCATCTATCCGTTTATTTCGATCTACCCGAACTCGTAAAGGCGCTCTTGGACAAAAAGGCGGACCCGAATTATCAGGTGGACGGTTATACGGCTCTTTCCCTCGCAACGGCTTACGAACGTTCGGCGATCATTCCTCTTCTGGAGGCTGCCGGAGGAACTAAATCCCGATCTACTTCCACGAAACCGAAACCGTAAGGGATCGATTCTTCGTCAAAAAATCATTTCAATACTTTGAATGCGTGCGTCCAGGATTGTGATAAAAATCCGGGGATACACCAAAGAATACAAAGCGGCTCGATCGCGCGGGCCGCTTCGACTTTTCCCATATCTTCCGTTTCCCATCCGAATTCGTCCAAGATTTCTCGAACTTGTTTTTTCGCGGCCTCGTCGTTCCCGCAGATAAACATACTCGGAGTTCCTCCCTTCAAGCTCGGATTGACCATCAATCCGCTTCCAACCGAGCTGAAACACTTTACGAAGTTCGCCTTCGGAACCTGTTTCTGAAATTGCTCCATTAGAGATTCATTGTATGTTGTAAAGAATTTCAATACTCCGTTTACGGGAGGTTCTTCCGAAATCGGGTTGGTCGTATCGATCACCGTTTTTCCGGTAAGCGAATCCACTCCTGCCAATTTCAATACTTCGGATGCGATGTTTCCCTTCGAACAAAGAACCAAGATGTCGCCGAAACTCGCCGTTTCCGCAAACGTTCCGATCGAAGCGCCGCTTCCCGCTTTAGACAACCATTCTTTGAGTTTTCCGGGATCTCTCGTTCCGATCTTTACTTCGGCTCCGTGTTTTAAGAATCCGTTTGCGAGCGTCTGCCCTACTATTCCCGAACCTAAGACCCCGATTTTCTTTCCTTTCATAAAGTCCTCCGATTCAGGTTACTCTTCGTAGTATTTCAAAAGGATCAAACAAGATTTAAGATCGGCTTTTATTTTTATATAAGACTACACGTCCGAAACAGACACCGCATTCAACGATCGCATTAAATATATGAAAATATTTGTTTCCTAAATCGGGACGGACTTTAGCTTGATTCCTTAAATCGATCGGCGACGATCCGATTAAAATCAATACAATCTATTTAGAGTGAATCTTTGACAAGGAGTCAAAAATGAAAAATCCTTTCCGTTCCGCATGCGCGACCATCGCACTTGTGCTTTCTATCTCGCTTCTTCCTTCGATTCTTTTTGCGGAAGAAGACGCACATTACATTCAACCCGATGATTTTTTTATCACGAAAGAAGAATTCAAAAACCAGCCTTGGATTTACGTTCATCTCGCCAAACAACTCACCGCACCTTCCTCAAAAACGAAAAACGAAGCGGAGTTTCTTCAAGTGCATGACGGCAATAAGGTTTGGACGAAATTCTTTTATGCGACCGAGATTGCGAAACAAAACGATCTGAAAATCGGCAGCATCGTAATCATGGCGGACCTCGGAACCGAAGACGGATATCGCGCTCCGGAAAGCAAAGACGAAGCGCGCACCTGCGGCTGGTTCATCGCCAAAGTAACGGACGTTTCCGATCTTTACAAAGGAATCGTTACCGTTTCCGGCGGTTACAAAATCAAAGTGGATGCGATCCGAGTTCCCGTAAAACCGGTTCACAAAGGAAAATAATCCTTCCGCATTTCTTTTCTAAATCAAAGGGTCGAAGTTCCGGCCCTTTGCGTGGCAAAAGACATCCATTCGGCGAAAATTCCCCGCCTCACGAAATAATTCGCCGCAAAGCGGAATCCGTTCATCGAAATTTTTCCCTTTTCTTTTTTTCGAAACGCCGTAATTTTTCTGCAACCTCCCCCCGGCAACCCGCTCCTATTTATCAACAGGAGTTTACTAGATGGCGATCATTCTATCGTTCTTTATCGGGCATTGGTTCTTATCGGCTTTCGCTCAATCGTTCTTTCTTCACAGATACGCGGCGCACGCGATGTTCAAAATGAACAAGTTCTGGGAAAAGTTTTTTTATCTTTTTACCTGCGTGGCTCAGGGTTCTTCCTTCTTGAATCCCCGCGCTTACGCGATCATGCATAGACAACACCACGCTTACAGCGATACGGGGAAAGATCCGCATTCTCCCGTTGCTTCCAAAGGATTTTTGGATATGATGTGGAAGACCGCGCTGAATTACGAATCGATCCTGGATCGTAAAGCGAACGTTGAAAAAGAATTCAAAGGAAATTATCCGGAGTGGCCGGCGATCGACATGTTGAGCGATTCTTGGACGTTCCGGCTTTTCTGCGGAACCCTTTACACGTTATTCTATCTTTACTTTGTTCCTGCGGGTCAATACGGCTGGTATCTTTTACTTCCGATTCATTGGTTGATGGGACCGATTCACGGCGCGATCGTAAACTGGTGCGGTCACATGTACGGTTACAGAAACCACAAAGAAAATCCGGACAATTCCAAAAACACCCTATTCGTAGACTTTTTGATCGCAGGAGAATTGTATCAGAACAATCACCACGCGCATCCGAATTCTCCGAACTTTGCGTTTCGTTGGTTCGAGTTGGATCTCACCTATCAAGTGATGAAAATCCTTCACATGCTGAGAATCATCAAAATTCAAAGAACCGTCTGGACCGAAAAAGGCAAGAAAGTCCTTCGCGGTTCGGACGTGATCGTCGATCCGACATCCACAATCGCCGCTTAAGTTTTACACCTGATAACCGGCCCGCCTTCGGCGGGCCGCATCACGGCCAAACCCGCTTATTCTATATTTTCCAGATCCTTCAGAACTTCTTCCTCGTAATTCTTTTTTAAACGATCCAAAAATCCCTCCTGCAAAGGAATCCGATCGTTCAGAATCAGGGAAAACAATTCGTTTAACAATTCCCGTTCGTCGAACCCGGTGAACAACCATTCCAACAGTTCAAGCGCGAGATCCATTCTTCCTTCGGTCGCGATCATCGTTTTGAATTCCTGTTTGATCTCGTTTCCTTTTTTGGATTTGAGAAACCCGCGGATTTTTTCGGGATAAAGGTTGAGAAGGGTTTGTTTTTTTGCGTTGGGTGTGAATACGAAATTCTTTTTATCGGAAGGCAAATGCGAAAGAACGGCGGCTTCCGCATCCACGACGTTTACTCCGTCTTCCTGCAAGGTTTTGAATAGAACTTCTCCGAGTAAAAAATCACGGAACGGATGAAACGGAAATCCTCCGCTTGAACCGGCACCGCTTGTTCCGCCGGTTCCGGCTTCGCCTCCACCGGCGTTCATTCCTTTTCGATCTCCACTTGTTTGCGGACTTTCTCGAAAAGATTTTCCAACTCCGAAGGAGTGAACTCTTTCGTCGGTTCGAACGAACAGAACACGGCTCTATAATATTTGTCCTTGTGGACCAGATAAAAACCGGCTTCTTCCATCAGCGTTCTCAGTTTTGTTTCTCGGGAAGAAGTGACAACGATGGTGACGGAGGAAAGTTTGCTTTTTCTGTGATCGATATGAAAGTAACAGAGGGCTTCTTCCGGATCGAGTCGATCAATCTCTTCCTTGATCTCGTCGAAACTCGTCACGTCTCTCGGCCCTTTCGGATCGCGGTAATTGATCAGCACGCGTTTGAAGTAGTGAACCTTGTTCCCTTCGGGGGTGATCTCGACCCCGTTCAATACTCTTCTCTCGTCGGCGAGTTCCTTCATGAGGAATTCTCCCCTGCCCCGCGAACTTTCTATGTCGAACAGCTCGGAGGAGAAGTCTCCTTTCTTAACGTTCTCGTTGATCTGCGAAAGGGTGTATTTCATCCCCGGCTGCATCTCGTGTTTGAAGGACATCTTAAAAAAGGGATTCACAACTTCATTATGTAATTCTAATTCGATTTCCGCGTATTTTCCCTGACCGTGTTCCACGATGTTTTGCGTGGCCTCGGTCGCGATGATGCGGATCGTGTCCGGATCGAGTCCGGCTAACGAGGAATAACGATGAACGAAATTTTTGATCTCGTAGAGGGTTCCCAGACTTTCGTCGATTCTTCCCCGAATCTCGTTTTCCACGATCTCTTCGCGGAAGATTCTGGCGTAATAACGAACGCTCGCCATTCCCTTTTTCAGATAGGGAGAATGCGCCGTGTTCTCTATTTGCCGTTTGAGTCGTTTATTTTCATCTTCTAATTCTTGAATTCGTTTCTCTTCTGGGGACATAAAGCTCTTTATTTCTGTAACGAGATTTTCACATTCCCGATCGCCAAACCGGTGGATTTCTAAACTAACTTTATATGCTTTGGGTTCAAGTGATAATTCGTTTTTTATGCTGAAAAAACAAAACCAATCCGTTCGAGCTTTAACTTCAGCGAGTTTTTATGAGCTTTCGTCAAAAAATATTTTTAATCTTAAGTGCAAGTCAGTTATTTCTCGTTTTGATTTTAGCGGTCACCTTTATCCAGATGATCGATCGAGTCAAAAACGAACCTCAGGATAAACGAGCCCTCGACAAATCCGTCGATTTTCAAAAAGAACTCAGACACAAGGAAGAGACGATCCGTTTTATGCTCAAAGAGTTGGAACGGAATTCCAAAACGATTTCGATTTTGGAGGCGGGTTCCGGCAACCGAGGTCTTTTGGATTCTCAGAGAGAATACTTTTTGGGAATCATGAAACAATACGATCTTTCGATCTTCGAAGTGATTTCCTCTTCGGGCAAGGTAGTATATCGGTTTCACAGACCCGGCGATTTCGGAGACGACAAGTCCAAACAAAAGATCGTTCAGGAAGCGCTGAGCGGCAAGATCGCCTCCACACTCGAACTCGGTCACAGCGGTCTCGGACTCCGAGTCACTTCTCCGCTGCGAAACGGCTCCTTGGTCTTAGTGGGTCAGGTCGTGGATCAAAAATTCACGGAGAACATCACCGGCTCGAGCGACGTTCAGATGGCGATCTACGAAAAGGAAAAACAA
The window above is part of the Leptospira sanjuanensis genome. Proteins encoded here:
- a CDS encoding DUF1564 domain-containing protein; protein product: MEMLWFSSGEKIESILIEGQLGIDSLLVPYSYWDRLDPQEKKILPHRLTFLLRRYGKYLATKKRLHWKAGKIRYNRGVGRMKKMTIRVNTGAWAVLGALAAAHGVSRCYLFNYMLWLEDNGVGDSIVETLNRGVPSLHGTYRMIWTLNLRENLISRELEFEPNPMTTEYPYYLRTRPT
- a CDS encoding ankyrin repeat domain-containing protein, with product MNPNKTLLLFLILSLPLFAETEKHPNHAIGESLLKISKRANLPEASVSGSGYKAVVLVGDVDGDNGPGTLGYIKNMQGVAKVLRERGVQVTEYYSPKNSWDQIKGSIQGANLVLYAGHGVGSNLTDSPYHQKYVGGFALKGKFVSNEDVENTLKPAPGAVVLFLGACFTAGNMAYDMGVIDAEETKHRVSMYSAPFLKAGFQGYYATWAPWTAQSLIAELFTGKNFGTVYDSQTNLAEVTKIEHPAYSNGKLFFHKGKQESRVVFDYAFAGNPNARISDRAKEEPKPSDNAATTTSLTPEEQTAKNNALVKAAYKKDLKTAVKLLNEGADPNTETKGWRILHLSVYFDLPELVKALLDKKADPNYQVDGYTALSLATAYERSAIIPLLEAAGGTKSRSTSTKPKP
- a CDS encoding transglutaminase-like domain-containing protein, giving the protein MTASIGGSIFADSAYSKLDWEVIEQDDYPQIAPPSSDEKVRSFQGALIAGNWLLWPAILPGANDKESHGILFRNLKNGEAKRIDLGEPVRGLAWDRENDRIYARLKKEIAVLTSGNLEVKRKIPFVPTNSGWTSIGIFQGKLFAIQGNTFTFYDIETGNEIENKELPISKVSQAYVCSDQEIFLWYSEGEYNLHSYDPLLNTVKDRYSARIDSKSAPKLACRGDRQGRSNSIGFALMDPEKNVYKNLVKVGDQLYPTSKGNQLLKGNLSYRFSPQKDKISFNVTVTAKEKDSPETELAVVIPPRETAYQILSGETVSKNGIFKDDDQGNRTLIVKVPALSAGQSWSETVYSAKLTRFHIDSGLSNFNTSWEDWKVDRDWKQFLEDKSVYKIYDPGIVSVRDQLKSETSSVESYIQAVYKHITKNLVYKQDGRFDPAPVVLQNGHGSCTEHSYAQIALLRSAGIPARLAWNWLPGATKVDFNHKIAEVWHPSFGWIPMEPLAYPRVRAGLTHAKHIIFAVLNSPSHSIVKGGDVLLNFTKPSGGASRSMNIELMPDESVSFRSASLEESVSKDFFPKVKPIQNRILDKGEERNVE
- a CDS encoding P-loop NTPase family protein → MKHHKEDLAELIEGAREGEKFPLAKLISGVERPDSFEFRKGLFAALAQRGLNGQNSLTVGFTGTPGAGKSSLLGELATQFLKADDGETMAIVAIDPSSHISGGSLLGDRTRLSLPAREKRIYFRSQPSQLELGGVNPYTYHVIRLLRCFFRYVFIETVGIGQNEIEVSKLTDLSFLVLQPLGGDQVQFMKSGIMEVPDSFILNKCDEEVLANSSYHMLITTLEFLKDIMPGKELPPVFKTSTKTKYGIAELLDYIRKAKPVADRSKETDLQLRKWIKNEFGNFGLKVIENLPYSPGLGFETLEGLALEEIRRKLKSESF
- a CDS encoding NADPH-dependent F420 reductase, with the protein product MKGKKIGVLGSGIVGQTLANGFLKHGAEVKIGTRDPGKLKEWLSKAGSGASIGTFAETASFGDILVLCSKGNIASEVLKLAGVDSLTGKTVIDTTNPISEEPPVNGVLKFFTTYNESLMEQFQKQVPKANFVKCFSSVGSGLMVNPSLKGGTPSMFICGNDEAAKKQVREILDEFGWETEDMGKVEAARAIEPLCILWCIPGFLSQSWTHAFKVLK
- a CDS encoding acyl-CoA desaturase, which gives rise to MAIILSFFIGHWFLSAFAQSFFLHRYAAHAMFKMNKFWEKFFYLFTCVAQGSSFLNPRAYAIMHRQHHAYSDTGKDPHSPVASKGFLDMMWKTALNYESILDRKANVEKEFKGNYPEWPAIDMLSDSWTFRLFCGTLYTLFYLYFVPAGQYGWYLLLPIHWLMGPIHGAIVNWCGHMYGYRNHKENPDNSKNTLFVDFLIAGELYQNNHHAHPNSPNFAFRWFELDLTYQVMKILHMLRIIKIQRTVWTEKGKKVLRGSDVIVDPTSTIAA
- a CDS encoding ATP-binding protein, whose protein sequence is MSPEEKRIQELEDENKRLKRQIENTAHSPYLKKGMASVRYYARIFREEIVENEIRGRIDESLGTLYEIKNFVHRYSSLAGLDPDTIRIIATEATQNIVEHGQGKYAEIELELHNEVVNPFFKMSFKHEMQPGMKYTLSQINENVKKGDFSSELFDIESSRGRGEFLMKELADERRVLNGVEITPEGNKVHYFKRVLINYRDPKGPRDVTSFDEIKEEIDRLDPEEALCYFHIDHRKSKLSSVTIVVTSSRETKLRTLMEEAGFYLVHKDKYYRAVFCSFEPTKEFTPSELENLFEKVRKQVEIEKE